A window of the Parabacteroides merdae ATCC 43184 genome harbors these coding sequences:
- the nhaA gene encoding Na+/H+ antiporter NhaA, translating to MDRTINVILKPLRRFAMQKPNASILLFMAMILAMLFANSPWAESYHNILSHPIDLKIGNFTPFMHHGEVMPMLVFVNDALMAVFFFVIGLEIKQEILIGELSSVRKALLPIIAACGGMIVPVLFYFLVCHSAPEVRGVAIPMATDIAFALAVLGLLGKRVPLSMRIFLTALAVVDDIGGIIIIALFYSGEIAFEPLLISLALLALLYVGGRMRVNNIAFYYIIGFFVWMLFLESGIHPTIAGVLVAFTVPARPVVKLDDFTCEMTGYLDMLDYTEVRHSRKAAVLSSTQIQVLNNIHSLADKTISPLQSIANKLHPLVNYLILPLFAFVNAGVTFGDIGIGSLLGIPLAVFFGLFAGKSLGIFLFTYIFVRLRLATMPEGVSKRNLFGVSMLGGIGFTVALFIANLSFAGMPDVGVELLNQAKLGVFAGSFISGLCGYLILKKVLPKNYRDGQT from the coding sequence ATGGATAGAACCATCAACGTTATCCTTAAACCGTTGCGTCGTTTTGCTATGCAAAAACCGAATGCGAGTATCTTATTATTCATGGCTATGATTCTTGCTATGCTATTTGCCAATTCCCCTTGGGCGGAGTCCTACCATAACATCTTATCTCATCCGATTGATTTGAAGATAGGTAATTTCACACCGTTTATGCATCATGGAGAAGTGATGCCGATGCTGGTCTTTGTGAATGATGCCTTGATGGCAGTCTTCTTTTTTGTGATTGGATTGGAGATTAAGCAGGAAATTCTGATTGGGGAGTTGAGTTCGGTACGGAAAGCACTGCTTCCGATTATTGCGGCCTGCGGCGGGATGATCGTTCCGGTATTGTTTTATTTTCTGGTTTGTCATTCGGCACCCGAAGTGCGAGGTGTGGCTATTCCGATGGCGACCGATATCGCCTTTGCCTTGGCTGTTTTAGGGTTGTTGGGAAAACGGGTTCCACTCAGCATGCGTATTTTTTTGACGGCATTGGCGGTGGTGGATGATATCGGCGGAATCATTATTATCGCCTTGTTTTATAGTGGTGAGATTGCGTTTGAGCCACTTCTGATCTCACTCGCCTTGCTGGCTTTGCTATATGTAGGGGGAAGGATGAGGGTGAATAACATTGCTTTCTACTATATAATAGGTTTCTTTGTGTGGATGCTATTTCTTGAGTCGGGTATTCATCCGACCATAGCGGGTGTGCTGGTCGCATTCACCGTTCCGGCTCGTCCGGTTGTTAAGCTGGATGATTTCACTTGTGAAATGACTGGCTATCTGGATATGCTGGATTACACAGAAGTGCGTCATTCCCGGAAAGCGGCGGTTCTTTCATCGACACAGATTCAAGTTCTCAACAATATTCATTCATTGGCGGACAAAACAATCAGTCCGTTGCAAAGCATTGCCAACAAACTCCATCCGTTAGTCAATTATCTGATCCTGCCGCTCTTCGCTTTTGTCAATGCAGGCGTTACTTTCGGGGATATCGGGATCGGTTCGTTACTGGGAATCCCGTTGGCGGTATTCTTCGGCCTGTTTGCCGGAAAGTCGCTGGGTATTTTCCTGTTCACCTATATTTTTGTCCGTTTGCGTCTTGCTACGATGCCGGAAGGGGTGAGCAAACGGAACCTATTCGGGGTGTCGATGTTGGGCGGTATCGGTTTTACGGTAGCTCTCTTTATCGCGAACCTGTCTTTTGCCGGGATGCCTGATGTCGGAGTAGAGCTATTGAATCAGGCAAAGTTGGGCGTATTTGCCGGTTCGTTCATTTCAGGCTTGTGCGGTTATTTGATATTAAAGAAAGTATTACCTAAAAATTATAGAGATGGACAGACGTAA
- a CDS encoding alpha-2-macroglobulin family protein, with product MAKYLYYICACCFLFLFSRCGKGKSESEEIPFNPYVEAFTSGTISRYTPVYLIFNQEIAVDRMEPDQLRDLVKIKPETVGEFAFENNRTIVFKPSKSFERDTRYEVKADLSEWFDTERKDKYFSFRFSTQPLLLRANLQSVDINRKNENGYDIVCSVFTPDREIPETVESLVRFSEKANARWQHSPDGKRHEISISNIQAGTDATRAFKLSVAPNKLKVPEEELLSVDIPELNDFAVYEVEYVAEPERYVEVTFTKLLDAAQNMQGLAWIDGNKSETVNVEGNKLRLYPDAGSKGALNVHLSQNIRSKNGLNLKESVVRQIVVSDEKPEVRFIGNGVIIPQSTQLTIPFQAVYLRGVVVRVIKIFEQNIGQFLQVNDLEGTSDLMRVGRLIARKTIFLDEDATQDLSRWNTYAIDLKELIDPEPGAIYRVELSFNRDLSAYPCEDLVKKSKEQLLADDEIKFKEESSRFDGGGYYYYNGDFDWSDYDYSKRGDPCSNSYYYNTTVGKNVLATNLGLLAMAGEDNDMTVLVHNILSTHPEKGVKVVVYNYQRQELASGVTDDKGQVRFSLKNGKPFYLTASLGQQRSYLRVDDGSALSLSSFDVSGEVVQKGIKGFIYGDRGVWRPGDTLHLGFMLNDRSRMLPANHPVIMELYNPLGQFYLRKTQTKGEAGLYVFDMPTEPDAPTGAWNVNVNVGGVTFTKRLRIETIKPNRLKISLTMPPKKLLRGEPLDAAMHVEWLQGATARNLKYDIQGTFISTPTTFSGYKKFYFDDPSKIFNSEESKVISGVTDAAGDATIKARFEIGASAPGMLLASFVTRVYEESGDFSIDANRAFYSPYRRYAGIKSPQQDGEPLKTGTEYKYEVASVDYLGQAVANTELEVKVYKVHWYWWWSSDNGSLANYVSNSYNKPVKTFTIRTGTNGTASFNLKYTDADWGTYFISVKDKESKHSTGVMNYFDWPYSEGRRDADGSSSANMLTFKTDKDTYAPGEQIVVTFPSVKGSRAIISIENGTRVLSTTEHMCNDGQTTVKLAVTPDMQPNAYLYITLLQPHGVTKNDLPIRMYGVVPFTVTSPESHLAPIIHMADEVKPEAPCHVMVSEKNGREMAYTLAIVDEGLLDLTRFRTPDPWQAFNAREALGVNTWDLYNYVVGAYGGRIEQLFSIGGDDALNKGPKAIVNRFKPVVQFAGPFLLKKGEKRQHIYKMPNYNGRVRVMVVAGNGEAYGNTEKSVLVRKPVMLLGTLPRVIGIGEEMVVPATVFATEKGVGDVQVTIACSGNMEVVGEKSHMLHFETVSDKLAQFRIRVKDTPGAGHVKITATGGGEKSVYETDIEIRSVRRPQIKVTPVTLEAGKSWKGTVGLPGVEGTNSLVLEMSDVQPVNLSTRLSYLLGYPHGCVEQITSKAFPQLYLSGFASLTREQEQSTEATVKEVIRRLRSYQTVDGSFSYWPGGTAPNAWGTVYAIHFLLEAEKKGYLVPEGMKRNALNDLSRIARNWKPEASYSAESEEMTQAYRLFVLALGQVAEVGAMNRLKESKTLMSMSRYLLAAGYALVGRPDVSKELVVKTTALTTACSGYDQTFGSDLRDASIRLMTLCLLDGGKEAALLANEISKTLASDDWLSTQSTAFSLVALSDYMEKYKMSGSMDFSYAVDGKAKKVSTTRNIWTETLLDKTAFSASLELKNTGKSTLFARLVAEGIPAEGKEEAYANGLTLAVSYMDHDGHPVNTSALQQGTNFTAVVTVSNSSPRGYNHLVLTEVFPAGWEILNTRFLTGDTVDNQVTGVNYQDIRDDRAYSYIDYLPAGKQVTVRINLCAVYPGRFYLPPVYCEAMYDHLVRANTEGKMVTVE from the coding sequence ATGGCGAAATATCTGTATTATATCTGTGCCTGTTGTTTTTTGTTTTTATTCAGCAGATGTGGAAAAGGTAAAAGCGAATCCGAAGAGATCCCTTTCAATCCCTATGTGGAGGCGTTTACCTCCGGTACGATTTCAAGATATACGCCCGTATATCTGATTTTCAACCAGGAAATAGCAGTTGACAGAATGGAGCCTGACCAACTTCGTGACCTGGTCAAGATCAAGCCCGAGACAGTCGGCGAGTTCGCATTTGAAAATAACCGGACGATCGTATTCAAGCCATCCAAGAGTTTTGAGCGTGACACTCGTTACGAGGTAAAGGCTGATCTATCAGAGTGGTTTGATACGGAACGAAAGGACAAATATTTCTCATTCAGATTCTCGACGCAGCCTTTGCTGTTGCGTGCCAACCTGCAATCCGTCGATATCAACCGGAAGAATGAAAACGGCTACGACATTGTCTGCTCGGTATTTACGCCGGACAGGGAAATTCCCGAAACTGTAGAGTCGCTTGTCCGTTTTTCCGAAAAGGCGAATGCCAGATGGCAACATAGTCCCGACGGAAAGAGGCATGAAATTTCTATCTCGAACATACAGGCCGGGACGGATGCGACACGTGCCTTTAAATTATCCGTAGCCCCGAATAAACTGAAAGTGCCGGAGGAGGAACTGCTATCTGTCGATATTCCCGAACTGAATGATTTTGCCGTGTATGAAGTCGAATATGTCGCAGAGCCGGAACGTTACGTCGAAGTCACCTTTACGAAACTACTCGATGCGGCACAAAACATGCAGGGACTTGCCTGGATCGACGGTAACAAATCGGAGACCGTCAATGTCGAGGGCAATAAGCTCCGCCTTTATCCCGATGCAGGTAGCAAAGGTGCCCTTAATGTTCATCTGAGCCAGAACATCAGAAGCAAAAACGGGCTGAACCTGAAAGAAAGCGTCGTTCGTCAGATCGTAGTCAGTGATGAAAAGCCGGAAGTCCGTTTTATCGGCAACGGTGTGATCATCCCACAGTCCACACAACTGACTATTCCTTTTCAAGCCGTCTACTTGCGCGGCGTAGTAGTGCGTGTCATCAAGATATTCGAACAGAACATCGGACAATTCCTTCAGGTGAATGATCTCGAAGGAACGAGTGACCTGATGCGTGTCGGTCGCCTGATCGCGCGTAAAACGATCTTCCTCGATGAAGACGCCACCCAGGATCTCAGTCGTTGGAATACCTACGCGATCGATTTGAAAGAACTGATCGATCCCGAACCCGGCGCCATCTACCGGGTGGAACTGTCGTTCAACCGGGATTTGTCCGCCTATCCCTGCGAAGACCTCGTCAAGAAAAGTAAAGAACAACTGCTTGCCGATGATGAGATCAAGTTCAAGGAAGAAAGTAGCCGTTTCGATGGAGGCGGTTATTACTACTATAACGGCGACTTCGACTGGTCCGACTACGATTATAGCAAACGTGGCGACCCCTGTTCCAACAGCTATTATTATAACACGACCGTCGGCAAGAATGTCCTCGCCACCAATCTCGGTCTGTTGGCGATGGCCGGCGAAGATAACGATATGACTGTCCTTGTACATAACATTCTGAGCACCCATCCAGAGAAAGGTGTCAAAGTCGTTGTCTACAACTACCAGCGTCAGGAATTAGCCTCCGGCGTGACAGACGACAAAGGGCAGGTGCGTTTCTCGCTGAAAAACGGCAAGCCGTTCTATCTGACTGCTTCCCTCGGACAGCAACGCTCGTATCTTCGTGTAGACGACGGTTCCGCCCTTTCGCTGAGTTCGTTCGATGTCTCCGGAGAAGTCGTGCAGAAAGGCATCAAGGGCTTCATCTACGGCGACCGCGGTGTATGGCGTCCGGGCGACACGCTGCATCTCGGTTTTATGTTGAACGACCGCAGCCGGATGCTCCCTGCTAACCATCCGGTCATCATGGAACTTTACAATCCGCTCGGCCAGTTCTACCTGCGCAAGACACAGACAAAAGGCGAAGCAGGACTTTATGTTTTCGATATGCCGACCGAACCCGATGCGCCGACAGGCGCTTGGAACGTCAACGTGAATGTCGGCGGCGTCACCTTTACGAAGCGTCTCCGTATCGAAACGATCAAACCGAACCGCTTGAAGATATCCCTTACGATGCCCCCCAAAAAATTGCTCCGAGGCGAACCGCTCGATGCCGCTATGCACGTGGAATGGCTACAGGGAGCAACTGCCCGCAATCTGAAATACGATATTCAGGGAACCTTTATCTCGACCCCGACCACCTTTTCCGGCTATAAGAAATTCTATTTCGATGATCCTTCGAAAATCTTCAACAGCGAAGAAAGCAAAGTGATCTCCGGTGTGACCGATGCAGCGGGCGACGCCACCATCAAAGCCCGTTTCGAGATCGGCGCCTCGGCTCCCGGTATGTTGTTGGCGAGTTTCGTCACCCGTGTGTATGAGGAATCCGGCGATTTCAGCATCGACGCCAATCGGGCGTTCTATTCACCCTACCGTCGCTATGCCGGCATCAAGTCGCCCCAGCAAGATGGGGAACCGCTGAAGACCGGAACCGAATATAAATATGAAGTAGCTTCCGTCGACTATCTCGGACAGGCGGTAGCCAATACTGAACTCGAAGTGAAAGTCTATAAAGTCCATTGGTACTGGTGGTGGAGCTCGGACAACGGCAGCCTGGCTAATTATGTCTCCAATTCGTATAACAAGCCAGTGAAAACCTTCACCATCCGTACTGGCACGAATGGCACGGCCTCCTTCAACCTGAAATATACCGATGCCGATTGGGGAACCTATTTTATCTCGGTGAAAGACAAAGAGAGCAAACACTCTACCGGTGTGATGAACTATTTCGACTGGCCTTACAGTGAAGGCAGACGCGATGCTGACGGTTCTTCCTCCGCCAATATGCTAACCTTCAAGACCGACAAGGACACATACGCACCAGGCGAACAGATCGTTGTTACCTTCCCCTCTGTCAAGGGAAGCCGCGCGATCATCAGCATTGAGAACGGAACACGTGTCCTTTCGACCACTGAGCACATGTGCAACGACGGGCAGACTACGGTCAAGCTCGCCGTCACTCCGGATATGCAGCCAAACGCGTACCTTTATATAACACTCTTGCAACCGCATGGTGTCACGAAGAACGACCTGCCGATCCGCATGTACGGTGTCGTCCCCTTCACGGTTACATCTCCTGAAAGCCATTTGGCCCCGATTATCCATATGGCGGATGAGGTCAAGCCTGAAGCACCTTGCCACGTGATGGTTTCCGAAAAGAACGGTCGCGAGATGGCCTACACACTGGCGATTGTCGACGAAGGGTTGCTTGACCTAACCCGCTTTCGCACACCCGATCCCTGGCAGGCGTTTAACGCCCGCGAGGCATTGGGGGTTAATACCTGGGATTTGTACAACTACGTGGTCGGCGCGTATGGTGGCCGCATCGAGCAACTGTTCAGCATTGGCGGCGACGATGCCTTGAACAAAGGTCCGAAGGCGATAGTGAACCGCTTTAAGCCGGTCGTGCAGTTTGCCGGTCCGTTTCTGCTGAAAAAGGGAGAAAAACGGCAGCATATCTATAAGATGCCGAACTACAACGGCCGTGTCCGCGTCATGGTCGTCGCCGGAAACGGGGAGGCTTACGGCAACACGGAGAAGAGCGTGCTCGTGCGCAAGCCTGTTATGCTGCTCGGTACACTCCCGCGCGTTATCGGCATAGGAGAGGAAATGGTGGTTCCTGCTACCGTCTTTGCCACCGAAAAAGGAGTTGGAGACGTGCAGGTCACGATCGCCTGCTCCGGCAATATGGAGGTAGTCGGCGAGAAGAGCCATATGCTGCACTTTGAAACGGTCAGTGACAAACTGGCGCAGTTCCGCATTCGTGTGAAAGATACCCCCGGAGCCGGACACGTGAAGATCACGGCTACCGGCGGTGGTGAAAAGTCTGTATATGAAACCGATATCGAAATCCGTTCCGTACGCCGTCCGCAAATCAAGGTGACGCCTGTGACGCTCGAAGCCGGAAAGAGCTGGAAAGGGACGGTCGGCCTTCCCGGCGTGGAGGGTACGAACTCCCTTGTGCTCGAAATGTCGGATGTCCAACCTGTCAACCTCTCCACGCGGTTGTCCTACCTGTTGGGCTACCCGCATGGATGTGTTGAACAGATCACTTCGAAGGCATTCCCGCAACTGTACTTGAGCGGGTTCGCCTCGTTGACCCGCGAACAGGAGCAATCGACTGAAGCGACAGTGAAAGAAGTGATCCGTCGCCTGCGTTCCTACCAGACGGTAGACGGTTCCTTCTCCTACTGGCCTGGTGGAACGGCTCCCAATGCTTGGGGGACTGTTTATGCCATCCACTTTCTGCTCGAAGCGGAGAAGAAAGGTTACCTTGTACCCGAAGGCATGAAGCGGAATGCGTTGAATGACTTGAGCCGTATTGCCCGTAACTGGAAACCGGAAGCCTCCTATTCTGCCGAATCCGAAGAAATGACGCAGGCATACCGCCTGTTTGTCCTCGCTTTAGGGCAAGTTGCCGAGGTCGGCGCCATGAATCGCCTGAAAGAGAGTAAGACGCTCATGTCTATGAGTCGCTATCTGTTGGCGGCGGGTTATGCTTTGGTCGGACGTCCGGATGTATCGAAAGAGTTGGTTGTAAAGACAACGGCTCTGACAACGGCTTGTTCCGGATACGATCAGACGTTCGGCAGCGACTTGCGTGATGCTTCGATCCGCCTGATGACGCTCTGTCTGCTCGATGGCGGTAAGGAAGCGGCTCTTTTGGCAAATGAAATATCCAAGACGCTCGCATCCGACGATTGGCTGAGCACGCAATCCACGGCATTTAGCCTGGTGGCTCTTTCCGACTATATGGAGAAATATAAGATGTCCGGCTCGATGGACTTCTCCTATGCCGTAGACGGCAAGGCGAAGAAGGTTTCCACCACTCGGAACATCTGGACGGAGACTTTGCTTGACAAGACTGCCTTTTCTGCCTCCTTAGAGTTGAAGAACACCGGCAAATCCACTCTGTTCGCCCGCCTCGTGGCCGAAGGTATCCCAGCCGAGGGTAAAGAGGAAGCCTATGCGAACGGTCTTACGCTCGCCGTCAGCTATATGGATCATGACGGCCATCCGGTGAATACCTCCGCTTTGCAGCAGGGTACGAACTTCACGGCTGTGGTGACCGTCTCAAATTCGTCTCCTCGTGGCTATAACCACCTGGTGCTGACTGAGGTTTTTCCGGCTGGTTGGGAGATATTGAACACGCGCTTCCTTACAGGCGACACGGTTGACAATCAGGTGACAGGTGTCAATTACCAAGATATTCGTGACGATCGTGCTTACAGCTATATTGACTATCTGCCTGCCGGAAAGCAAGTGACGGTCCGTATCAATCTTTGTGCTGTCTACCCCGGCCGTTTCTATTTGCCTCCGGTCTATTGCGAAGCGATGTATGACCATCTTGTCCGGGCGAATACGGAGGGAAAGATGGTGACGGTCGAATAG
- a CDS encoding IMPACT family protein — MADDSYKTIKQIAEGYYTEKRSRFISYAIPVRTVEEVKEQLDKYRKQYYDARHVCWAYMLGPERLTFRANDDGEPSSTAGKPILGQINSNGLTDILIVVIRYFGGIELGTSGLIVAYRTAAAEAIAAAEIEERTVDEDITIAFEYPYLNGIMRIVKEENPVIVSQKFEMDCEMTLRIRKGEAERLKARLLKVESVYIPRTEF; from the coding sequence ATGGCGGACGACAGTTACAAGACCATTAAGCAGATAGCTGAAGGGTACTATACGGAGAAGCGCAGCCGCTTTATCTCGTATGCGATCCCGGTGCGTACGGTGGAAGAGGTGAAAGAGCAACTGGACAAATATCGTAAACAGTATTATGACGCCCGCCATGTCTGCTGGGCCTATATGTTAGGTCCCGAACGCCTAACTTTTCGTGCGAACGATGACGGCGAGCCTTCCTCTACTGCCGGAAAACCGATTCTGGGACAGATCAACTCGAACGGATTGACAGATATCCTGATCGTCGTGATCCGCTATTTCGGCGGAATCGAATTAGGGACGAGCGGTTTGATTGTTGCTTACCGGACAGCCGCCGCCGAAGCAATAGCTGCTGCCGAGATAGAAGAGCGCACTGTTGATGAAGATATCACCATTGCGTTCGAATACCCTTATCTGAACGGAATCATGCGCATTGTCAAGGAAGAGAATCCAGTGATCGTCTCCCAAAAGTTTGAAATGGATTGTGAAATGACTCTTCGTATTCGCAAAGGGGAGGCCGAACGTTTGAAAGCGCGGTTATTAAAGGTGGAAAGTGTCTATATTCCCAGAACCGAATTTTAA
- a CDS encoding cation:proton antiporter, which translates to MKKILLFSFFLMLGLVVSQFLPAMVGEGYSSVKTVSNTLLYVCLAFIMINVGREFEMDKSCWRSYTEDYFIAMATAAFPWIFVALYYMFVLLPDIYWNSGEAWKENLLLSRFAAPTSAGILFTMLAAAGLKSSWVYKKVQVLAIFDDLDTILLMIPLQIMMVGLRWQLGVIILIVMVLLIIGWRKMGSYDMRQDWKAILFYAVFTCGITQVVYLVSKYFYGEDASIHIEVLLPAFVLGMVMRHKHIDTKVEHNVATAVSFLFMFLVGVSMPVFFGVDFAVQSAKATTITGAQPMMSWPVIILHVVIVSFLSNIGKLFPLFFYRERRKRERLALSIGMFTRGEVGAGIIFIALGYNLGGPALMISVLTIVFNLILTGIFVVWVEKLTRSAYELEQAGK; encoded by the coding sequence ATGAAGAAGATTCTTTTATTTTCTTTTTTTCTGATGTTGGGACTGGTTGTATCTCAATTCCTGCCGGCGATGGTAGGTGAGGGGTATTCGTCGGTGAAGACGGTCTCCAATACCCTGTTGTATGTCTGCCTGGCCTTTATCATGATAAATGTGGGGCGGGAGTTCGAAATGGATAAAAGCTGTTGGCGGTCCTATACCGAAGATTATTTTATTGCAATGGCGACGGCTGCTTTCCCCTGGATCTTCGTGGCTTTATATTATATGTTCGTGTTGCTTCCCGATATTTACTGGAACAGTGGAGAAGCTTGGAAAGAAAACCTTTTGTTGAGCCGGTTTGCAGCCCCGACTTCGGCAGGTATATTGTTTACGATGTTGGCGGCGGCAGGGTTGAAATCTTCCTGGGTATACAAGAAGGTACAGGTATTGGCGATCTTCGACGACCTCGACACAATCCTGTTGATGATACCTTTGCAGATCATGATGGTAGGTTTGCGCTGGCAGTTGGGTGTTATCATTCTGATCGTGATGGTCCTGTTGATCATCGGATGGAGAAAGATGGGCAGTTATGACATGCGGCAGGACTGGAAGGCAATTCTTTTTTATGCAGTCTTTACCTGCGGGATCACGCAGGTTGTTTATTTGGTGTCCAAATACTTCTATGGTGAAGATGCCAGCATTCATATCGAGGTTCTGTTACCTGCGTTTGTATTAGGTATGGTGATGCGACATAAGCATATCGATACGAAGGTTGAGCACAATGTGGCGACGGCTGTCTCATTCCTCTTTATGTTCTTGGTAGGAGTCAGCATGCCGGTCTTTTTCGGAGTGGACTTCGCCGTGCAGTCTGCAAAGGCGACAACGATAACCGGAGCACAGCCGATGATGTCCTGGCCAGTGATCATCCTGCATGTCGTGATTGTTTCGTTCCTGTCCAATATCGGGAAACTGTTCCCGCTGTTTTTCTATCGGGAAAGGCGGAAGCGCGAACGTCTGGCACTGTCGATCGGTATGTTTACACGCGGTGAAGTAGGGGCTGGGATTATCTTTATTGCGCTTGGCTACAATTTAGGAGGTCCTGCGCTTATGATTTCCGTGCTCACCATAGTGTTTAATTTAATTTTAACTGGTATATTTGTCGTGTGGGTTGAAAAACTGACCCGCAGCGCTTACGAGCTGGAGCAAGCTGGCAAATAG
- a CDS encoding aldo/keto reductase, which translates to MDRRKFIQTGIAGVAGLSLVRTGLANIQMTVPSDISVDRVKLGKTGLKVSRIAMGTGTKGWNYQSNQTRLGLDNFVKIARHGYERGIRFFDMADMYGSQPFVGKALKELPREKLTLMTKMWTYDEGSEKRESVSKTLDRFRQEVGTDYFDILLLHCMTKGDWAETRKFYMDGLAKAKQDGIVKAVGVSCHNWEALVEAVDNPWCDVILARLNPFQSHMDGTVEAVNELLGKARKKGKGLIGMKIFGEGKHVSDAERERSIRFAVTESNLHCMTLGLESIAQMNDAIERVMRNARG; encoded by the coding sequence ATGGACAGACGTAAATTTATTCAGACTGGGATTGCCGGAGTAGCCGGTTTATCGTTAGTCCGCACAGGACTTGCCAACATACAGATGACCGTACCTTCGGATATATCGGTCGACAGGGTGAAACTGGGAAAGACCGGATTGAAAGTCTCTCGTATAGCTATGGGAACCGGGACGAAAGGCTGGAATTACCAGTCCAATCAGACCCGGCTCGGACTGGATAACTTTGTGAAGATAGCCCGTCACGGTTATGAACGCGGTATTCGCTTCTTCGATATGGCCGATATGTACGGTTCGCAACCATTTGTCGGAAAAGCCCTGAAAGAGTTGCCTCGTGAGAAACTCACGCTGATGACGAAGATGTGGACCTACGACGAAGGGTCGGAAAAACGCGAGTCGGTCAGCAAAACCCTCGACCGTTTCCGCCAGGAAGTTGGTACGGACTATTTCGATATCCTCCTACTGCACTGTATGACGAAAGGCGACTGGGCGGAAACTCGTAAATTTTATATGGACGGCCTGGCGAAAGCCAAGCAGGATGGTATCGTGAAAGCTGTCGGCGTCTCCTGTCATAACTGGGAAGCGCTGGTCGAGGCAGTCGACAATCCGTGGTGTGACGTTATCCTCGCCCGCTTGAATCCGTTCCAAAGCCATATGGATGGGACGGTCGAAGCCGTAAACGAACTTTTAGGCAAGGCACGCAAGAAAGGCAAAGGGCTTATCGGAATGAAAATTTTTGGTGAAGGCAAACATGTTTCTGATGCCGAACGCGAACGTTCCATCCGTTTTGCTGTTACCGAAAGTAACTTGCATTGCATGACACTTGGTCTGGAGTCCATCGCGCAGATGAATGATGCGATAGAGCGGGTGATGCGGAATGCCAGAGGATAG